The proteins below are encoded in one region of Clostridium estertheticum:
- a CDS encoding NAD(P)/FAD-dependent oxidoreductase — translation MDYDVLILGGGIIGCAVAYEISKYNLNIAVIEKDYDIADDVALINTAMVYNGVESEDTLTAKLERMGNKMMDTISAKFNIPFKRCGSLILAQTDEEVDIIQGIYNRAIDRGTKDVLILDSEYIYEMEPNLNVDIKKALYSKNTGVICPFDLALSYGEVAFDNGVKFKLEEEVIDIQELTKGFKVITNKNKLTCKMVINTTPSENYSIGNEKKANENKKKPTMDVKDIDIDNNEGTLKYILLDNSEKTKYSHALFMINSKGERIYTLPSMEGDTVAAISTRENVSYDEVVKRVSKITSVVDDMNVKMFLDWPFFEDPMVIDDSSIDEGLIQIKGKHYGQVTMTPAIASIVCESVVSNMKCKLKKDFNDKRRENYKFRDLCDEERKRVIELDEKYGRIICGCQKVTEGEIVDAIRRPLGARTVEGVKRRTGAAFGNCQGAHCLNKVVSILARETSKKMTEITKDSKDSNILLCRIKEFNSM, via the coding sequence ATGGATTATGATGTACTTATTTTAGGCGGAGGAATAATTGGATGTGCAGTAGCTTATGAAATTTCAAAATATAATCTTAATATAGCTGTTATTGAAAAAGACTATGATATAGCGGATGATGTAGCATTAATAAATACTGCTATGGTATATAATGGCGTTGAGAGTGAAGACACTTTAACTGCAAAGCTTGAACGTATGGGAAATAAGATGATGGATACTATAAGTGCTAAATTTAATATTCCATTCAAAAGATGTGGTTCTCTAATACTTGCTCAAACTGATGAAGAAGTAGATATAATACAAGGAATATATAATAGAGCAATAGATAGAGGAACAAAGGATGTGCTTATTTTAGACTCTGAATATATATATGAGATGGAACCAAATCTAAATGTAGATATAAAAAAAGCACTATATTCTAAAAATACAGGTGTAATTTGTCCATTTGATTTAGCATTATCCTATGGCGAAGTAGCATTTGATAATGGTGTTAAATTTAAACTAGAAGAAGAAGTAATAGACATCCAAGAGCTAACAAAAGGTTTTAAAGTTATTACCAATAAAAATAAATTAACTTGTAAAATGGTAATAAATACAACACCATCGGAAAATTACAGCATAGGAAATGAAAAAAAAGCTAATGAAAATAAAAAGAAACCTACCATGGATGTAAAAGATATTGATATAGATAATAACGAGGGAACATTGAAATATATACTTTTAGATAATAGTGAGAAAACAAAATATTCTCATGCATTATTTATGATCAATTCTAAGGGTGAGAGGATTTATACACTTCCAAGTATGGAAGGAGATACGGTAGCTGCTATTAGTACAAGAGAGAATGTTAGTTATGATGAAGTAGTAAAAAGGGTGTCTAAGATAACAAGTGTCGTGGATGATATGAATGTTAAAATGTTTTTGGATTGGCCTTTTTTTGAAGATCCAATGGTAATTGATGATAGCAGTATAGATGAGGGACTTATTCAAATCAAAGGAAAACACTATGGCCAAGTTACTATGACACCAGCTATTGCAAGTATTGTATGTGAGAGTGTAGTGAGTAATATGAAGTGCAAACTTAAAAAAGATTTTAATGATAAAAGAAGAGAAAATTATAAATTCCGCGATTTGTGTGATGAAGAGAGAAAAAGAGTTATAGAGCTTGATGAAAAATATGGTAGAATCATATGTGGATGCCAAAAGGTAACTGAAGGTGAAATAGTTGATGCTATACGTAGACCATTAGGGGCAAGAACAGTAGAAGGTGTTAAAAGAAGAACTGGCGCTGCATTTGGAAATTGCCAAGGGGCACATTGCCTAAATAAAGTCGTTTCTATTTTAGCGAGAGAGACTAGTAAAAAAATGACAGAAATAACTAAGGACTCAAAAGACTCTAATATTTTGTTATGTAGAATAAAAGAATTTAATAGTATGTAG
- a CDS encoding UPF0182 family protein, with protein MKGKKTITTIIVIIVFIIIFLGNIVNLAINIQWFKEVGYLSVYFTKITSILKLMIPVFIVSYISIWTYYKIIKGIILRSKKVEESNKNKEKIKRSISILINTIISFIMSFSFASKYWYTILQFASTTKFNSVDPLFKKDISFFIFKLPLIESLYKMFITLIGVLMIITIITYIILRSKDYIMYPRKRNNFSTLKKIKNIRNVRGELTKFAGRQLAALSSIVILLVSLGYLIKSWDLVYSQKGIVFGASYTDVHVTLRFYEVITVVSLISAIITFISILTYKIKPIVISIIVITILIIGENITSTAVQKFEVQSNEKTLEKPYIQYNIDSTRKAFNINNIDEIPFEIKNDLTKEDIKENKDTVNNIKVNSYKPALEFYNQFQYLRYYYGFNDIDIDRYNINGKYNQVFIAPREVNLDSLKGNSNTWQNRHLVYTHGYGVVVSKVNSVTSEGQPDFIINNIPLENKTNIKLANPRIYFGEKTNDYSIVNTKIGELDYPKGGENQMNSYEGVAGIKMNILNRILFAIDQKSVKFLLSDDITSNSKILIDRNILERVKKIAPFLTYDDDPYIVINGGRLYWIIDAYTTSNRYPYSQPQNGKNYIRNSVKVVIDALDGTPDFYIVDKNDPIVNSYSKIFPELFKNLESIPGGIKEHFKYPESLFSLQSNLLEKYHITDPEVFYNGDDVWSIATNQDKIEGKQEKIDASYLIMKLPKESKQEMVLLEYFNTKGRDNMASLFGARMDGDNYGKMVLYILPPKQTVYSPVLFKQQINQDTVISKELSLWNTQGSQVQFGETVIVPIKNSLLYVEPMYLRAKGKTSIPEMKKVIVSYGGKIVLDDNIESALEQIFNISDRTNILKSVYNSDLDSKTSDNIKIAKDLYNKAMEAKENGKMDEYGTYIKLLGDVLNKVIK; from the coding sequence GTGAAAGGGAAAAAAACAATAACAACTATTATCGTGATAATAGTATTTATTATAATTTTCTTAGGTAACATAGTTAATCTAGCCATAAATATTCAATGGTTTAAGGAAGTTGGCTATCTATCTGTATATTTTACTAAGATAACATCAATTTTAAAGTTAATGATACCAGTATTTATAGTAAGTTATATATCAATATGGACATATTATAAAATAATTAAAGGCATTATTTTAAGAAGCAAAAAAGTCGAAGAAAGTAATAAAAATAAAGAAAAGATAAAACGTAGTATTAGTATTCTAATTAATACTATAATTTCTTTTATAATGTCTTTTAGTTTTGCATCTAAATATTGGTATACAATATTACAATTTGCGAGTACTACAAAGTTTAATTCTGTAGATCCATTATTTAAAAAAGATATTTCATTTTTTATATTTAAACTTCCATTAATTGAATCACTATATAAGATGTTTATAACGCTTATTGGGGTCTTAATGATAATTACCATAATAACGTATATTATATTGAGGTCAAAGGATTATATAATGTATCCAAGAAAAAGGAATAATTTTTCTACACTTAAAAAAATTAAGAATATTAGAAACGTAAGAGGTGAATTAACTAAATTTGCAGGAAGGCAGCTTGCCGCTTTATCTTCAATTGTAATACTTTTAGTGTCTTTAGGATATTTAATTAAATCTTGGGATTTAGTATATTCACAAAAAGGAATAGTATTTGGAGCAAGTTATACGGATGTACATGTAACATTAAGGTTTTATGAGGTAATAACGGTAGTATCTTTAATCTCTGCCATAATAACATTTATAAGCATTTTAACATACAAAATAAAACCTATAGTTATATCTATTATTGTGATAACTATTTTAATTATTGGGGAAAATATAACATCAACTGCAGTTCAAAAATTTGAAGTTCAATCAAACGAAAAAACTCTAGAGAAACCTTATATTCAGTACAATATAGATAGTACAAGAAAAGCTTTTAATATAAATAATATAGATGAAATACCATTTGAGATAAAAAATGATTTAACAAAAGAGGATATTAAAGAAAATAAAGATACCGTTAACAATATAAAAGTAAATTCTTATAAGCCAGCGTTAGAATTTTATAACCAATTCCAATATTTAAGATATTATTATGGATTTAATGATATAGATATTGATAGATATAATATTAATGGAAAATACAATCAAGTATTTATAGCACCAAGAGAAGTTAATCTAGATTCGTTAAAAGGTAATTCAAACACTTGGCAGAATAGACATTTAGTTTATACACATGGGTATGGCGTAGTTGTGAGTAAGGTAAATTCTGTAACTAGTGAAGGACAACCAGATTTCATAATTAACAATATACCACTAGAAAATAAAACAAATATAAAGTTAGCTAATCCCAGAATATATTTCGGTGAAAAAACCAATGATTATAGCATTGTTAATACTAAAATTGGAGAGCTTGATTACCCTAAGGGCGGGGAAAACCAAATGAATAGTTATGAAGGCGTGGCTGGCATAAAAATGAATATTTTAAATAGAATTTTATTTGCGATAGATCAAAAAAGTGTCAAGTTTTTATTGTCTGATGATATTACGTCAAATAGTAAAATATTAATTGATAGGAATATACTTGAAAGAGTAAAAAAAATTGCTCCGTTTTTAACATATGATGATGATCCATACATTGTAATAAATGGGGGAAGGTTATATTGGATTATAGATGCATATACAACTTCAAATAGATATCCATATTCACAGCCACAAAATGGGAAAAATTATATAAGAAATTCAGTTAAAGTAGTTATTGATGCATTAGATGGAACTCCTGACTTTTATATAGTTGATAAAAATGATCCTATAGTAAATAGCTATTCAAAAATATTTCCAGAATTATTTAAAAATTTAGAGTCAATTCCAGGTGGTATAAAAGAACACTTTAAATACCCAGAGAGCCTATTTAGTTTGCAATCAAATCTCCTAGAAAAATATCATATAACAGATCCAGAAGTATTTTATAACGGAGATGATGTATGGTCTATAGCAACAAACCAAGACAAAATTGAAGGTAAACAAGAGAAGATTGATGCTTCTTACTTAATAATGAAATTACCAAAGGAAAGTAAGCAAGAAATGGTTTTACTTGAATATTTCAATACTAAAGGTCGAGATAACATGGCATCACTATTTGGAGCAAGAATGGATGGAGATAATTATGGTAAAATGGTCTTATATATATTGCCACCAAAGCAAACAGTGTATAGCCCAGTATTATTTAAGCAACAGATAAATCAAGATACTGTAATATCAAAGGAATTATCACTTTGGAATACCCAAGGGTCTCAGGTTCAATTTGGAGAAACAGTAATTGTACCAATTAAAAATTCTCTGCTTTATGTAGAGCCTATGTATTTGAGGGCTAAGGGGAAAACGAGTATACCAGAGATGAAAAAAGTTATAGTATCTTATGGTGGCAAAATAGTTTTAGATGACAATATAGAATCAGCATTAGAACAAATATTTAATATTTCTGATAGAACTAATATATTAAAATCTGTATACAATTCAGATCTAGATTCTAAAACGTCGGATAATATAAAAATTGCTAAAGATCTATATAATAAGGCAATGGAAGCCAAAGAAAATGGTAAAATGGATGAATATGGAACATATATAAAACTATTAGGTGATGTGCTTAATAAGGTAATTAAATAG